The Lactuca sativa cultivar Salinas chromosome 2, Lsat_Salinas_v11, whole genome shotgun sequence genome includes a window with the following:
- the LOC111916307 gene encoding mitochondrial acidic protein mam33, translating to MWKTAMARAAGALRSPLQGITSTPFRSHYSSSSKSTSSAVVNSMILRSLKEHYTEVSKMAPPPKVSPPSPFTVVKGALDSGGPVLKRMYGDEEISISVMRMVNILPGLDPAEIDGDDEINQLFLHADISKPGQDFVLHFLCGLYPDALGIHSVSLRHKNETSGLLEVPSKYNGPDFEGLDDRMRDAFHGYIEERGINDALFPFLQAWLYVKDHRSLMHWFKSVGTCVKKTN from the exons ATGTGGAAAACAGCTATGGCGCGCGCTGCCGGGGCTCTTCGGTCGCCGTTGCAGGGAATTACCAGCACACCTTTCCGCAGCCACTACTCCTCCAGCAGCAAATCTACTTCATCTGCCGTTGTTAACTCCATGATTCTTCGTTCTCTTAAAGAACACTACACCGAAGTCTCCAAAATGGCTCCTCCCCCT AAGGTGAGTCCTCCTTCACCATTTACAGTGGTGAAAGGGGCACTTGACAGTGGTGGTCCTGTTCTGAAGCGAATGTATGGAGATGAGGAGATCAGTATATCTGTAATGCGGATGGTTAACATTCTCCCTGGATTGGATCCTGCTGAGATTGATGGTGACGACGAGATCAATCAGTTGTTTCTTCATGCTGATATATCGAAGCCTGGGCAAGACTTTGTTTTGCATTTTCTGTGTGGGCTGTATCCAGATGCTTTGGGAATTCATTCTGTTTCCTTAAGACATAAGAATGAAACTTCAGGGCTCCTTGAGGTTCCATCCAAATACAATGGTCCTGATTTTGA AGGGCTTGATGATAGAATGAGGGATGCGTTTCATGGTTACATTGAAGAGAGAGGCATAAATGATGCTCTGTTTCCTTTCCTGCAAGCATGGCTTTATGTGAAGGATCACCGAAGTCTTATGCATTGGTTCAAATCAGTTGGGACATGTGTCAAAAAAACCAACTAA
- the LOC111916308 gene encoding uncharacterized protein LOC111916308 has protein sequence MNRQTPYGDASVNRYGGSQSHASAQRMQQHAQTPQFPFRGDGRQQWNTIANPQIELNPMSPHSYSQGGHKGNMKIQSQERMGNQKYNNYENQGNKETRLQSHEQEMEVGYEDNTYTPSQLSFEGMEQRFQDEIMKLIKDLSNAEDAENARHKERIVEINMRYQENLCSLRAQHASRVGEFVGKESETRLHHYQQAANAMTERGPPGGMAREARRRYDNYGAIPDESSYREYQHQHQHPQYREHSREPMTSQGYESRVPHPHGRVYNNSGAHY, from the exons ATGAACAGGCAGACACCATATGGTGATGCAAGTGTGAACAGATATGGTGGTTCTCAATCTCATGCGTCTGCACAGAGAATGCAACAACATGCTCAAACACCTCAATTTCCATTTCGAGGAGATGGGCGACAGCAGTGGAATACAATTGCAAACCCACAGATTGAATTAAATCCAATGTCCCCTCATTCGTATTCCCAAG GAGGTCATAAAGGAAATATGAAGATCCAGTCCCAAGAAAGGATGGGAAATCAAAAGTATAATAATTATGAGAATCAAGGAAATAAGGAAACAAGACTACAGTCACATGAGCAAGAAATGGAAGTTGGGTATGAGGACAACACTTACACTCCTTCTCAATTAAGTTTTGAAGGAATGGAGCAGAGATTCCAAGATGAGATCATGAAATTAATAAAAGATCTAAGCAATGCAGAGGATGCAGAAAATGCTAGACACAAAGAG AGAATAGTAGAGATCAATATGCGATACCAAGAGAATCTGTGTTCACTTAGAGCCCAACATGCGTCACGGGTAGGAGAGTTTGTTGGCAAGGAATCGGAGACACGGTTGCATCATTATCAACAAGCTGCAAATGCAATGACAGAAAGGGGCCCACCTGGGGGGATGGCTAGGGAAGCACGTAGGCGGTATGACAACTATGGAGCAATACCAGATGAGTCTTCTTACAGAGAGTATCAGCATCAGCATCAGCATCCTCAGTATCGTGAACATTCACGGGAACCCATGACAAGTCAAGGCTATGAATCAAGGGTTCCACACCCTCATGGCCGAGTTTATAACAATTCTGGTGCTCATTACTAA